Proteins found in one Pyrus communis chromosome 15, drPyrComm1.1, whole genome shotgun sequence genomic segment:
- the LOC137718634 gene encoding uncharacterized protein, with translation MACLLAPLRPTSLSLSFPRIRFGAKPPSNAAPAPIRLIRNSMSQPAAEANPDIPKSDTPDVLVQYVVLRRDLIDTWPTGSVVTQGCHASVSAIWSHKDDPITLQYCSPENIDSMHKVTLEVKGEPQIVNLSEKLKSGGIAHKLWIEQPENFPTCLATKPYPKSMVSAYFKKLKLCK, from the exons ATGGCGTGTCTACTCGCGCCACTTCGTCCCACCTCACTTTCACTTTCATTCCCTCGAATCAGATTTGGGGCCAAACCTCCATCCAACGCGGCCCCCGCCCCGATTCGACTCATCCGAAATTCGATGAGTCAACCAGCCGCCGAGGCCAATCCGGACATCCCAAAGTCCGACACCCCGGACGTCCTGGTTCAGTACGTCGTGCTCCGGCGAGACCTAATCGATACGTGGCCGACGGGCAGCGTGGTCACACAGGGCTGCCATGCCTCCGTATCCGCCATTTGGTCCCACAAAGACGACCCCATCACCCTCCAGTACTGCAGCCCAGAAAACATCGATTCTATGCATAAG GTTACCCTTGAGGTGAAGGGAGAACCCCAGATAGTGAATTTGTCAGAGAAGCTCAAATCAGGTGGCATAGCACACAAGCTCTGGATTGAACAACCCGAAAACTTCCCAACTTGTCTCGCCACAAAGCCGTACCCGAAATCCATGGTATCCGCatattttaaaaagttgaaacTCTGTAAGTGA
- the LOC137718616 gene encoding F-box protein AFR-like has product MLCNYNPSARPSVEHVANSLFDPCILQETQNFRSFLHLGSFILRVCIRMSKMAAPKSSSGSNPGSDQCSNQEISMNKSEPLIPGLPDEVAELCLLYLPYPYQALVRSVSASWNRAITDPSFVLHKKSLSLPLPYLFVLAFNKSTAMIQWQALDPRSGRWFVLPPMPCPKAACPPGFACAALPREGTLVVAGGVRSDTECSMETTFVYRTSTNQWSTAAPMRTPRSFFDAGNINGKILAVGGGKDHYGSSITAVDCYDPKKDTWEVYAPLPGGLAKYDSNVVGNKMYVTEGWTWPFMYSPRGVVYDPDENTWQEMRPGMRDGWTGVSVVVGGRLLVISEYGDCPMKAYDPDKDTWRYVGGDRFPCEALRRPFAASGVEGNIYVVACGLNVGVGRLSECEAELKVEWQLLPAPSAFRGFSPSSCQVLLA; this is encoded by the coding sequence ATGCTCTGCAACTACAATCCTTCAGCTAGACCAAGTGTCGAACACGTTGCCAACTCACTTTTCGATCCATGCATTCTTCaagaaactcaaaattttcgatCATTTCTTCATCTGGGTAGTTTTATTTTACGTGTTTGTATTCGAATGTCGAAAATGGCGGCTCCGAAATCATCATCTGGATCAAACCCAGGTTCTGATCAGTGTTCTAACCAAGAAATCAGCATGAACAAATCTGAGCCGTTGATTCCCGGATTGCCGGACGAGGTCGCCGAGCTCTGCCTGCTCTATCTTCCCTATCCGTACCAAGCTTTGGTGCGTTCGGTTTCTGCTTCATGGAACAGAGCCATTACAGACCCTAGCTTTGTTCTTCACAAGAAGTCTTTGTCTTTGCCTCTGCCTTATCTTTTCGTTTTGGCCTTCAACAAATCAACGGCCATGATCCAGTGGCAAGCCCTGGACCCACGATCTGGCCGTTGGTTTGTTTTGCCTCCCATGCCGTGTCCCAAGGCCGCTTGCCCGCCGGGGTTTGCATGCGCTGCCCTACCACGTGAGGGGACGCTTGTTGTAGCGGGCGGCGTGCGGTCGGACACAGAATGTTCTATGGAAACAACCTTTGTGTATCGAACATCTACAAATCAATGGTCGACAGCCGCTCCAATGCGGACCCCACGGTCATTTTTCGACGCTGGAAATATCAACGGAAAGATCTTGGCCGTCGGAGGCGGCAAGGATCACTATGGCAGCTCGATCACGGCCGTGGACTGTTACGACCCTAAAAAAGACACGTGGGAGGTATATGCCCCTCTGCCAGGTGGACTGGCCAAGTATGATTCCAATGTGGTGGGCAACAAGATGTACGTGACCGAGGGGTGGACGTGGCCGTTTATGTACTCGCCACGTGGCGTGGTCTACGACCCTGACGAGAACACGTGGCAAGAGATGAGGCCGGGAATGAGGGACGGGTGGACGGGCGTGAGCGTGGTCGTGGGTGGCAGGCTGTTGGTGATATCGGAGTACGGGGACTGTCCGATGAAGGCGTACGACCCTGATAAGGACACGTGGCGGTACGTGGGTGGGGACAGGTTCCCATGTGAGGCACTGAGACGCCCCTTTGCTGCGAGCGGGGTGGAAGGGAACATATATGTGGTGGCATGTGGGTTGAACGTGGGCGTAGGAAGGCTGTCCGAGTGTGAAGCAGAGCTAAAAGTTGAGTGGCAGCTCCTGCCAGCTCCAAGTGCTTTTAGGGGTTTTTCTCCTTCTAGTTGTCAAGTGcttcttgcctaa